Genomic DNA from Pelosinus sp. UFO1:
ATTGTAACAGCAGGCAACAACGCATTTGCAATCCGCTTTGACATAGAGAGCATTGTATGGTGCCCCTCTAAAGCTTGATAATATGTCTCAACTGATGGCGTAGCACTTCCCATTATTACCACTGCACCTGCCAAATTTGCTCTCATTAAAGCTACCTGTCTCGTATGGTAGCGCGGTGTTTCCTCTTGCTTGTAAGTAAATTCATGCTCTTCATCCATTATAATTATTCCGACATCTACCAAAGGTGCAAAAATTGCTGAACGAGCACCAATAACAATACCTGCTTCTTTTCTACGAAGACGCTGCCAAGCATCATAACGTTCACCAGTAGATAGTTTACTATGCATGACTACCACATCATCACCAAACCTAGCCTTAAATCGTGAGACAATTTGGCTTGTAAGGGCAATTTCAGGGACTAAAACAATAGCCTGACGGTAATTTTGACGAGCTACTGCCACTGCTTCAATGTAGACTTGGGTTTTACCACTTCCAGTAATACCATGAAGTAAAAAAGACTCAAATTCCTTGGCTTGCATTTTTGGTATAATTTTTCCCAATACCTGCTGTTGTTCAGTCGTTAATGAAACGGTATTTTTTGTTTCAGATAAATCAGCATAACTATCACGAACTATCTGAACTTTTTCAATTTTAACAATGCCCTCTTGTACCAATTTTTTGACAGTATCATAACTAGTATTACTTTTTTTCAGGTCATCGTAAGAAAGCTGCCCATACTCTATTAAATAATTCAACAAACGGCATTGTGCTGGTTTTCTAACTAAACTGCTAATAAGCGTTTTGGCGGATTCAATAGATACATCTAAATAGATTACACTTTTATAAAGATGTGTACCAGTCTTTTTTCCGATTGACTCTCCTACTATTACTTTCTTACGTAGTAAATATTGTATGACTTTTAATACACCAGCACCAAACTGTTTTTCTAATTTGGATGAAAGTACCGATCTCTGCTCATATATATATAATAATACTTGGTAATATTCTGCTGATTTAGCTAATAACTCAGTTAATGTTTTCTGAATATCCTGATCAGTGCCTACTGAATAAAGTGTAACACTTTTTATGCCTGATTTCCCTGGAATAAACAAACGCATCGCATCAACTAAATTACAAAGATAATATTCACTAATACACCTAGCAGTATGCATCATATGCTCATCAAACCATATGTCATTATCCAATGTATCTAAAATAGGTTTTAGGTTAATTATATCAGAATCTTCACCCTGAGTAATATCAATAATAAAACCCTCTAATTTGCGATTGCCAAAAGGCACTAATACACGCCAACCTACAGCAACGCAATCTAAGTGTTCAGGAATATGATATGAAAAAGCTTTGTTAATGTTTTTAGTTGTAAGATTTACTAAAACTTGTGCTATACGTTGCATTGTTACCACCATTCCATGATACTTAATAAAATTAAAAAGGGGGAATCTCACTGAGTCCCCCTTTTATCATTAGCTATACCTATAAAATTCGTATGATGAGATAAAAACCCTGCAAGAAATTATTAAAAATTAAAGATTTGCTTCCTTACGTAAAATTTCTGCTTTATCGGTGCGTTCCCAAGGCAAATCAATATCAGTACGGCCAAAGTGTCCGTAAGCTGCTGTTTGGCGATAAATCGGACGACGCAAGTCCAAGGTTTTTATAATGCCAGCTGGGCGCAAATCAAAATGTTTTTTAATCAGCTCGGCAATCAGTTTTTCATCTACTTTAGCCGTCCCAAAAGTCTCTACCATAATCGAAACTGGATGCGCCATACCAATAGCATAAGCTAACTGGATCTCACATTTATCTGCTAATCCTGCAGCAACTACGTTTTTGGCAACGTAACGAGCCGCATAGGCAGCTGAGCGATCTACTTTGGTACAATCCTTACCAGAGAATGCACCGCCACCATGACGTGCCATTCCACCATATGTATCAACAATGATTTTACGGCCAGTCAAACCAGCATCGCCTTGAGGTCCACCTATTACAAAACGACCTGTTGGGTTAATATAGTATTTTGTATTTGCATCTAATAGATGAGCTGGAACAATTGGTACAATAACTTTTTCAATCAAATCTTTTTCAATAGTTGCTAATTCAACTTCAGGACCGTGCTGGGTTGAAATTACGATCGTATCGACACGAAGAGGTTTTCCATCTTCATATTCTACCGTTACTTGTGTTTTTCCATCAGGACGTAAATAATCAACTTCTTCATTTTTACGGACTTCTGTTAAACGACGCGCTAACTTATGTGCTAAAGATATTGTCAATGGCATATACTCTGGAGTTTCATTGGTTGCGTAACCAAACATCATTCCTTGGTCACCAGCACCGATTGCTTCAATATCATCCATTTGTCCTTGTTTTGCTTCTAGCGCCTTGTCAACACCCATCGCAATATCAGCGGATTGCTCACCTATGGAAACCAATACACCACAAGTGTCGCCATCAAAGCCATATTTTGCACGTGTATAGCCAATTTCTTTAATTGTATCACGTACTATCTTAGGAATATCCACATAACAATTCGTTGTTATTTCGCCAACTACATGTACTTGACCTGTTGTCAACAAAGTCTCACATGCTACCCGTCCCATAGGGTCTTTCGCCATTATGGCATCTAATACACCATCTGAAATCTGATCCGCCATTTTATCAGGATGTCCTTCAGTAACAGACTCTGAAGTAAATAATACGCGTTTTTTTTCCACAATTTTTACCTCCAATAATTAATAAAAAAACTCCCCTAAGGGAGGGTGATGTTACTGTCACTCTCCCATCTTGCGATCTTTACCGCAGGAATTGGCACCGTTTTTGGATATTCCAAATGGTTGCCGCGGTTTCATTGGGCCATTCCCTCCACCATCTCTTGATGAGCCAATATATAATTCTGCCAAATCAAATTTTAAAGTAAAATAGAACAAAAATCAACCTATTTTCGACATTCTATGTGAATTTTATCCAAAATAACTTCTGCTAGCCTTTTTTTAGACATTTGAGGCAATTCTTCTATACGACCATCACGGTACAACAATTTTGCTATATTCGTGTCCGTATTAAATCCGGCGCCAGGTATAGTAACATCATTAGCGACAATCATATCTAAATTTTTTCTTGTTAATTTATCTTGTGCATGAACTAGTAAATCCTGAGTTTCAGCAGCAAAACCAACCAATATCTGATGTTTCTTTAGGCGCCCAAGCTGTAGTAAGATATCCGGATTTTTCTCTAGTATCAGATGTAGCGTCTCACCAGTCTTTTTAATTTTATGCTCCGACATACTCTGTGGACGATAATCCGCTACTGCCGCTGCCTTTATCACAATATCACTTTCCGCAAAATGAGCCACTACGGCATCCTGCATCTGTGATGCTGATTGTACAAATTCTATTGTAACACCAGGTGGCGAAACCAAATGAGTGGGTCCCGATATTAAAGTGACTTTTGCTCCCCTGTGCGCAGCAACCTCCGCCAATGCATAGCCCATTTTCCCACTAGAGCGGTTACCGATATATCTTACGGGATCAATTGCCTCCTGCGTTCCACCTGCAGTAATTAATATCTTTTTCCCTGTAAAATCATGATTGGTTTTTAGTATCTCAATTACCTTTCCTACAATAGCCTCTGGTTCAGGTAAACGTCCTACACCCTCTGTACCACATGCTAGCTTACCACAATCTGGATCCATAAAGTAATAATCTAATTGAGTCAGCTTGCTAATATTTTGCTGAACAATGCTATTTAAATACATATTCGTATTCATAGCTGGCACCATTAAGATTGGTGCCGTTGTCGCCATAACAGTAGTAGATAACATATCATCCGCTATACCATTGGCTATTTTACCAATAATATTTCCCGTTGCAGGAGCCAATAAAAATAAATCTGCTCTACTAGCTAATGCAATATGTTCAACATTCCAATTGGTAGCTTCTGCCCACA
This window encodes:
- the priA gene encoding primosomal protein N', whose protein sequence is MQRIAQVLVNLTTKNINKAFSYHIPEHLDCVAVGWRVLVPFGNRKLEGFIIDITQGEDSDIINLKPILDTLDNDIWFDEHMMHTARCISEYYLCNLVDAMRLFIPGKSGIKSVTLYSVGTDQDIQKTLTELLAKSAEYYQVLLYIYEQRSVLSSKLEKQFGAGVLKVIQYLLRKKVIVGESIGKKTGTHLYKSVIYLDVSIESAKTLISSLVRKPAQCRLLNYLIEYGQLSYDDLKKSNTSYDTVKKLVQEGIVKIEKVQIVRDSYADLSETKNTVSLTTEQQQVLGKIIPKMQAKEFESFLLHGITGSGKTQVYIEAVAVARQNYRQAIVLVPEIALTSQIVSRFKARFGDDVVVMHSKLSTGERYDAWQRLRRKEAGIVIGARSAIFAPLVDVGIIIMDEEHEFTYKQEETPRYHTRQVALMRANLAGAVVIMGSATPSVETYYQALEGHHTMLSMSKRIANALLPAVTIVDMREELRNKRRSVISLPLQELLTETINRGEQAIILLNRRGYATFVMCRECGHIVRCKHCDISLVYHSIGKKLKCHYCQCVEEVPDVCPECSSRYIRFFGTGTQKLQEELMKLFPDVRIVRMDQDTTGGKMAYDRILDGFSKGEYDILLGTQMVAKGHDVKSVTAVGIIAADSILNLPDFRAAERVFALLTQAAGRAGRGEKAGKVVVQTYNPEHYAVKAGAEHDYRSFYDAEIGFRKALSYPPYGQILKLTVQADEEGKARNQADKLITELRSLVKENKNIEVIGPFPAPVAKVNDIFRMNIIVKTDNLVDVKPHIVAMGLTSRPDIIIDVEPVSIM
- the metK gene encoding methionine adenosyltransferase produces the protein MEKKRVLFTSESVTEGHPDKMADQISDGVLDAIMAKDPMGRVACETLLTTGQVHVVGEITTNCYVDIPKIVRDTIKEIGYTRAKYGFDGDTCGVLVSIGEQSADIAMGVDKALEAKQGQMDDIEAIGAGDQGMMFGYATNETPEYMPLTISLAHKLARRLTEVRKNEEVDYLRPDGKTQVTVEYEDGKPLRVDTIVISTQHGPEVELATIEKDLIEKVIVPIVPAHLLDANTKYYINPTGRFVIGGPQGDAGLTGRKIIVDTYGGMARHGGGAFSGKDCTKVDRSAAYAARYVAKNVVAAGLADKCEIQLAYAIGMAHPVSIMVETFGTAKVDEKLIAELIKKHFDLRPAGIIKTLDLRRPIYRQTAAYGHFGRTDIDLPWERTDKAEILRKEANL
- the coaBC gene encoding bifunctional phosphopantothenoylcysteine decarboxylase/phosphopantothenate--cysteine ligase CoaBC, producing MLKGKNIVVGVAGGISAYKVVDVVSRLKKQGANIYVIMTKAATNFLTPLTFREISGHPVVVDMWAEATNWNVEHIALASRADLFLLAPATGNIIGKIANGIADDMLSTTVMATTAPILMVPAMNTNMYLNSIVQQNISKLTQLDYYFMDPDCGKLACGTEGVGRLPEPEAIVGKVIEILKTNHDFTGKKILITAGGTQEAIDPVRYIGNRSSGKMGYALAEVAAHRGAKVTLISGPTHLVSPPGVTIEFVQSASQMQDAVVAHFAESDIVIKAAAVADYRPQSMSEHKIKKTGETLHLILEKNPDILLQLGRLKKHQILVGFAAETQDLLVHAQDKLTRKNLDMIVANDVTIPGAGFNTDTNIAKLLYRDGRIEELPQMSKKRLAEVILDKIHIECRK